From one Melioribacteraceae bacterium genomic stretch:
- a CDS encoding 2-oxoacid:ferredoxin oxidoreductase subunit beta, translating to MADNNIEVKKLTAKDFATSQDVRWCPGCGDYSILAQVQRTFPDIGIPKEKITWISGIGCSSRFPYYMETFGMHGIHGRAPAIATGLKVARPDLSVWVATGDGDLLSIGGNHFIHTCRKNIDLKILLFNNRIYGLTKGQYSPTSEKGKVTKSTPYGSVDYPFNPISLAMGAEASFVARTIDREPKHMQEMIRRAAKHKGTAFIEIFQNCNIFNDGAFELLTDKETKEDHLLYLEHGKPMIFGKEKNKGIKLDGFKPVVVDLNDGKHSVDDLVVHDEFDTNAGRSFLLAHMTDNPELPTPIGIFRQINKPTYDEGVTEQINKITEKKGKGDLEKVLFSGNTWEVN from the coding sequence ATGGCAGATAATAATATAGAAGTTAAGAAACTAACAGCAAAAGACTTTGCAACCAGTCAGGATGTGAGATGGTGTCCGGGTTGTGGTGATTACTCAATCCTTGCACAGGTTCAAAGAACTTTTCCTGATATTGGAATTCCTAAAGAAAAAATTACATGGATTTCCGGTATTGGTTGTTCAAGCAGATTCCCATATTACATGGAAACATTTGGTATGCACGGAATTCACGGTAGAGCACCCGCGATAGCAACAGGTTTAAAAGTTGCCAGACCTGATCTTTCGGTTTGGGTTGCAACAGGTGACGGTGACTTGCTGAGTATCGGCGGAAATCATTTTATTCATACTTGCAGAAAAAATATTGATCTAAAAATTCTTCTATTCAATAATAGAATTTATGGATTAACAAAAGGGCAATATTCACCAACTTCCGAAAAAGGAAAAGTTACCAAGAGTACACCATACGGTAGTGTTGATTATCCTTTCAATCCAATTTCTTTAGCGATGGGAGCAGAAGCTTCTTTTGTTGCAAGAACAATCGATAGAGAACCAAAGCATATGCAAGAAATGATCAGACGAGCAGCAAAACATAAAGGCACTGCATTTATAGAAATATTCCAAAACTGCAATATTTTCAATGACGGTGCGTTCGAACTTCTTACCGATAAAGAAACAAAAGAAGATCATTTGCTTTACTTGGAACACGGAAAACCGATGATTTTCGGTAAAGAAAAGAATAAAGGTATAAAGTTAGATGGCTTTAAACCTGTTGTGGTTGATTTGAATGATGGTAAACACTCGGTGGATGATTTAGTTGTGCATGATGAATTTGATACTAATGCGGGAAGATCATTCTTGTTAGCACATATGACCGATAACCCTGAACTCCCTACTCCTATTGGTATTTTTAGACAGATTAATAAACCAACATATGATGAAGGTGTTACCGAACAAATAAATAAAATTACCGAGAAAAAAGGAAAAGGTGATTTGGAAAAAGTTCTATTTAGCGGAAATACCTGGGAAGTTAATTAA
- the dsbD gene encoding protein-disulfide reductase DsbD — protein MYRRFIQLIILFVFTVSVNAQFGPDVDLVKADLYQSFEKIHSGSQLKFALKLNIEDTWHINSDKPNEDFLIASEINMKTNENFNLLSVVFPKAKEYNFGFSDVPVSVFEGEVFVGGILQVNENAQVGIYEIPIEFVYQACNDVTCMPPNSIRDTITVEVVDKQTSISEINGNVFSKIDLSYVSETVEDEESLANQLESSGLLISLLLVFLGGLALNLTPCVYPLIPITVGYFGGQSEGRTGKLFILGVLYVLGMSVTYSVIGVVTSLSGAVFGALLQNPIVIVFIALVFVVLSLSMFGLYEFKLPDSLVMKAGGAKSGALGALFMGLTMGIVAAPCIGPFVIGLVTYVAAKGDPFFGFLMFFFLAIGLGTPYLFLALFSGKIKQLPRAGFWMEAVKHIFGFLLLGMALYFIGPLLPKEVNYYLLPIFGILAGLILLFVDKKGNEIKGFRIFKYVFSILVIALSVYMIIPSEKMSPDWEEYTHEKYEAALANNDKILIDFYADWCIPCKELDALTFSDPRVIEKSKEFVAFKVDMTRTMDEFTEQIRDKFSIVGMPTVLMIDSNGDEAKRLTGYVNADEFLDMLLKIN, from the coding sequence ATGTATAGAAGATTTATTCAGTTAATAATTTTATTTGTTTTTACAGTTTCAGTTAACGCACAGTTTGGGCCCGATGTCGATCTAGTTAAAGCCGATCTGTACCAATCATTTGAGAAGATTCACTCAGGAAGCCAACTTAAGTTTGCATTGAAACTTAACATTGAAGATACCTGGCATATTAACTCAGATAAGCCAAATGAAGATTTTCTTATTGCTTCGGAAATAAATATGAAGACAAATGAGAATTTTAATTTACTGTCTGTTGTTTTCCCAAAAGCAAAAGAATACAACTTTGGGTTTTCAGATGTTCCGGTTAGCGTTTTTGAAGGTGAAGTTTTTGTCGGCGGAATTTTGCAAGTAAACGAAAATGCACAAGTCGGTATTTATGAAATTCCAATTGAATTTGTCTATCAAGCATGCAACGATGTAACATGTATGCCGCCGAATTCTATTAGAGATACGATTACTGTTGAAGTTGTCGATAAGCAGACTTCCATTAGTGAAATTAACGGAAATGTATTCTCCAAAATCGATTTAAGTTATGTAAGTGAAACTGTCGAAGACGAAGAATCTCTTGCAAATCAACTTGAATCGAGTGGATTGTTAATAAGTTTACTTTTAGTTTTTCTCGGCGGACTCGCATTAAATCTAACACCTTGCGTTTATCCTTTAATCCCAATAACAGTTGGATATTTTGGCGGACAAAGTGAAGGTAGAACTGGTAAACTGTTTATTCTCGGTGTTCTCTATGTTCTTGGTATGTCCGTCACATATTCGGTAATTGGTGTTGTGACTTCGTTAAGCGGTGCGGTATTCGGAGCGCTTTTGCAAAATCCCATTGTGATAGTATTTATTGCTTTGGTTTTTGTAGTATTATCACTTAGCATGTTTGGTTTGTACGAATTTAAGCTTCCGGATTCGCTTGTAATGAAGGCAGGCGGTGCGAAGTCAGGTGCATTAGGTGCCTTGTTTATGGGCTTAACTATGGGAATCGTTGCGGCTCCTTGTATCGGTCCGTTTGTCATCGGACTTGTAACCTATGTCGCTGCAAAAGGTGATCCTTTCTTTGGATTTTTAATGTTCTTTTTCCTTGCGATAGGATTAGGTACTCCATATTTATTTTTGGCTTTATTTTCCGGTAAAATTAAACAATTGCCCAGAGCAGGTTTTTGGATGGAAGCGGTAAAACATATTTTCGGATTTTTATTACTTGGTATGGCTCTTTACTTTATTGGTCCGCTGTTGCCTAAAGAAGTCAATTATTATTTGTTACCGATATTCGGAATTCTAGCAGGATTAATTTTATTGTTTGTTGATAAAAAAGGAAATGAGATCAAAGGATTCAGAATTTTCAAGTATGTTTTTTCGATACTCGTAATAGCATTATCTGTTTATATGATAATCCCATCAGAAAAAATGTCACCTGATTGGGAAGAATATACTCATGAAAAATATGAAGCAGCTTTAGCGAACAATGATAAAATATTAATAGATTTTTATGCTGATTGGTGTATTCCTTGTAAAGAATTGGATGCATTAACATTTTCAGATCCTCGGGTAATTGAAAAATCAAAAGAATTTGTTGCATTTAAAGTTGATATGACCAGAACAATGGATGAATTTACGGAACAAATACGAGACAAATTCAGTATAGTGGGAATGCCTACTGTACTTATGATTGATTCAAATGGTGATGAAGCAAAACGACTAACAGGCTATGTAAATGCCGATGAATTTTTAGATATGTTATTAAAAATAAATTAG
- a CDS encoding T9SS type A sorting domain-containing protein: MKNFNRIILLFLLIFITVCNAQEHFKKLDSVPKEFEEKYMVEEHDWRPLWVGNMWQYSSGGKIKTRFVEKDTVVNDQIYFKKVDYLYDNGHVFMWERNKIDFSSTLMLDVADVNHNSVYNEELLLDSVDMSDDVYYINSYRFVYPGWEYKFFEIPYETRVSRPLWYEVFGDTVLTREVSYDGFFQSEVLADGIGCILIKEEGHWMYLKGAIIYGEQYGTIVSVDEEAIDNQLALSQNYPNPFNPTTTIKFTVANVGTSRDLSLRVYDILGREIQTLLNKPMQPGSYEVQFDGSNLTSGVYFYVLETSGKRLTKKMLLVK; the protein is encoded by the coding sequence ATGAAAAATTTCAATCGAATTATACTTTTATTTTTATTGATTTTTATTACAGTATGTAATGCTCAAGAGCACTTCAAAAAACTTGATTCTGTTCCTAAAGAATTTGAAGAAAAGTATATGGTAGAAGAGCATGATTGGAGACCATTATGGGTGGGGAATATGTGGCAATATTCTTCTGGTGGTAAAATAAAAACAAGGTTTGTTGAAAAAGACACAGTTGTAAATGATCAAATATATTTTAAAAAGGTCGATTACTTGTATGATAATGGTCATGTATTTATGTGGGAAAGAAACAAAATTGATTTTAGTTCGACATTAATGCTTGACGTAGCAGATGTAAATCATAACAGTGTTTACAACGAAGAGCTTTTATTGGATAGTGTTGATATGAGCGATGACGTATACTATATAAACTCATATAGATTTGTATATCCGGGTTGGGAATATAAATTCTTTGAAATTCCTTATGAGACGAGAGTGAGTAGACCTCTATGGTATGAGGTTTTTGGTGATACTGTTCTCACGCGAGAAGTTTCGTATGACGGATTTTTCCAATCGGAAGTTCTTGCTGACGGCATTGGATGTATTCTCATCAAAGAAGAAGGACACTGGATGTATCTCAAAGGTGCGATAATTTATGGTGAGCAGTATGGAACAATTGTCTCCGTTGATGAAGAGGCAATCGACAATCAACTCGCACTTTCCCAAAACTACCCAAACCCATTTAACCCAACCACAACAATAAAATTTACAGTTGCAAATGTAGGGACAAGTCGCGACTTGTCCCTACGTGTGTATGACATATTAGGTCGGGAAATCCAAACCCTCCTCAACAAACCAATGCAACCGGGCAGTTACGAAGTACAATTCGATGGAAGCAATCTAACAAGCGGCGTTTACTTTTACGTTTTAGAAACCAGTGGAAAAAGGTTAACTAAAAAAATGTTGTTGGTAAAATGA
- a CDS encoding NAD+ synthase, which translates to MKIALCQANPIIGDIDGNKAKILEGYKRGVEDQVDLVIFPELFLCGYQPQDLVEKSEFRQAVINAANEIALQTNEVGLIFGTLTEEFDNVGTGIYNSAAVCYDGKIQFTQHKTLLPNYDVFDEVRYFESAKNVYVHEFRGEKLGISICEDIWNDADYWKKRRYEYDPVQRLVDKGATILINISASPYAFGRRQERYDMLSTLTKTDKLPLAYVCTVGAQTDLIFDGASMCFDSKGKLQYVGKSYEEDYFIFNTKNEYDEITEFEKSFEEEVLGALIFGLREYGNKTGFKKALIGLSGGMDSALVTYIAVQAFGKDNVHVVMMPSQYSSEGSVKDSEKLISNLGISSDMISIQPVFEKINEQLKEAFKDKPADTTEENLQSRIRGLYLMALSNKHGYMLCATGNKSEMAVGYATLYGDMAGALAIIGDVYKTDVYRIANYINRNGEIIPKEIIDKAPSAELRPDQTDQDSLPPYPVLDRILKMYLEEYKEFNEINKEIKDAETVRKVLRLVDLNEFKRKQAAPVLRVTTKAFGYGRRFPIVQRWRK; encoded by the coding sequence ATGAAGATTGCTCTGTGTCAAGCCAACCCAATAATCGGCGACATAGATGGAAATAAAGCAAAGATTTTAGAAGGTTATAAAAGGGGAGTAGAAGATCAAGTTGATCTAGTAATTTTCCCTGAACTTTTCCTTTGCGGTTACCAACCTCAAGACCTCGTCGAAAAAAGCGAATTCCGGCAAGCTGTAATTAATGCTGCTAATGAAATTGCTTTGCAAACTAATGAAGTTGGATTAATTTTCGGAACTTTAACCGAAGAATTCGATAATGTTGGTACTGGGATTTATAACTCTGCAGCGGTTTGTTACGACGGAAAAATTCAATTTACTCAGCACAAAACACTTCTCCCAAATTATGATGTATTCGATGAAGTGAGATATTTTGAATCCGCTAAAAATGTTTATGTGCACGAATTCCGTGGTGAAAAATTAGGAATTTCAATCTGTGAAGATATCTGGAACGATGCGGATTACTGGAAAAAAAGACGATACGAATATGATCCTGTTCAACGTTTAGTTGATAAAGGTGCAACAATACTTATAAATATTTCTGCAAGTCCTTATGCCTTTGGCAGAAGACAAGAACGTTACGATATGTTGTCAACTTTGACTAAAACCGATAAACTCCCACTTGCATATGTTTGTACAGTCGGTGCGCAAACCGATTTGATTTTTGACGGTGCAAGTATGTGTTTTGATTCAAAGGGAAAATTACAATATGTTGGTAAATCGTACGAGGAAGATTATTTCATTTTCAATACAAAAAATGAATACGATGAAATAACGGAATTCGAAAAATCTTTTGAAGAGGAAGTACTTGGCGCATTAATATTTGGTCTTCGTGAATACGGCAACAAAACCGGATTCAAAAAAGCATTAATCGGTTTAAGCGGTGGAATGGATTCTGCATTAGTTACCTACATTGCTGTTCAAGCATTTGGTAAAGATAATGTTCATGTTGTAATGATGCCTTCACAATATTCATCAGAAGGAAGTGTGAAAGATTCCGAAAAACTTATTTCAAATCTCGGCATCTCATCCGATATGATTTCTATTCAACCTGTATTTGAAAAAATTAATGAGCAACTTAAAGAAGCATTTAAAGATAAACCGGCTGATACAACCGAAGAAAATTTACAATCCAGAATACGCGGATTGTATTTAATGGCGCTTTCGAATAAACACGGTTATATGCTTTGTGCTACCGGCAATAAGTCCGAAATGGCAGTTGGTTATGCAACTTTGTATGGTGATATGGCAGGAGCTTTAGCGATAATTGGCGATGTTTACAAAACCGATGTTTACAGAATTGCAAATTACATTAATAGAAACGGTGAAATAATTCCGAAAGAAATTATTGATAAAGCGCCTTCTGCCGAATTAAGACCTGATCAAACAGATCAAGATTCGCTTCCCCCTTATCCGGTTCTTGATAGAATATTAAAAATGTATTTAGAAGAGTACAAAGAGTTTAATGAAATAAATAAAGAAATAAAAGATGCGGAAACCGTTCGCAAAGTCTTACGTTTGGTTGACTTAAATGAATTTAAAAGAAAACAAGCTGCACCGGTTCTGCGTGTCACTACAAAAGCATTTGGTTACGGGAGAAGATTCCCAATTGTTCAAAGATGGAGAAAGTAA
- a CDS encoding type II toxin-antitoxin system VapC family toxin, with amino-acid sequence MIVIDTNVVAYLFMNGEYTQNTERLLKSDSHWCAPLLWRSEFRSILTLYMRKKLLTLNQSFEIMREAQKILKGNEFSVDSIAVLERVNKCKLSAYDLEFVTLAESLKVKLITLDKKIVNEFPKTAVSLKDY; translated from the coding sequence ATGATTGTTATAGATACAAATGTTGTAGCATATCTATTTATGAATGGAGAATATACCCAAAATACCGAAAGACTGTTAAAATCAGATTCTCATTGGTGTGCACCTTTGCTTTGGCGTTCTGAATTTAGAAGTATTCTTACTCTTTATATGCGTAAAAAACTGCTTACTTTAAATCAATCATTTGAGATAATGCGAGAAGCGCAAAAAATCCTGAAAGGGAACGAATTCTCTGTTGACTCAATTGCGGTATTAGAAAGAGTCAATAAGTGTAAGCTTTCAGCATATGATCTAGAATTTGTCACTCTTGCGGAATCACTGAAAGTTAAACTTATTACATTGGATAAAAAGATTGTAAATGAATTTCCGAAAACAGCTGTATCCCTAAAAGATTACTAA
- a CDS encoding 2-oxoacid:acceptor oxidoreductase subunit alpha produces the protein MTQENGKKVEQISEVTVMFAGDSGDGMQLTGTQFSDTTAIVGNDLSTLPDYPAEIRAPAGTLYGVSGFQLHFSSKDVHTPGDSPDVLVAMNPAALKVNLRNLKPSAVIIVNSDAFDLKNLKTAQYDSNPLEDGSLDGFRVHQVPITSLTSNALKETSLSTKEIQRCKNFFALGLMYWLYNRPLEPTQKWIDAKFAKSPQFVEANNIALKAGYYFGEQTEIFTTRYTVEPAELPKGVYRNVSGNEAIALGFVAASELSGLPLFLGSYPITPASDILHFLSSYKNFGVKTFQAEDEIAGIASAIGAAFGGSLAITTTSGPGMALKTEAMGLAVMTELPIVIINIQRGGPSTGLPTKTEQADLFQAIYGRNGEAPIPVIAAKTPSDCFYKSIEAAKIALKYMTPVILLSDGYLANGSEPWKVPQVSELETFKKEYRTDPENFQPYMRDENLSRPWAVPGTAGLEHRIGGLEKAHITGNVSYDPDNHDYMVRLRAEKVKNVQNDLPPLEVTGDVDSDLLVLGWGGTFGAITEAVNLARKGGLKVAQAHLEYMNPMPKNTEEVLRKYKKILIPELNLGQLAKVIRGEFLIEVESYTKIKGLPFKSSEVQNKISELLGGGNGR, from the coding sequence ATGACACAAGAAAACGGAAAAAAAGTTGAACAGATTTCCGAAGTTACTGTGATGTTTGCCGGTGATTCCGGTGACGGTATGCAGTTGACCGGAACACAATTCAGTGATACGACTGCAATTGTGGGTAATGATTTAAGTACTTTACCAGATTATCCTGCTGAAATCCGCGCCCCTGCCGGAACACTTTACGGCGTATCGGGATTTCAATTACATTTTAGTTCTAAAGATGTTCATACACCGGGTGATAGTCCTGATGTGTTAGTGGCTATGAATCCGGCTGCATTAAAAGTGAATTTAAGAAATCTAAAACCATCTGCAGTAATTATTGTTAACTCCGATGCGTTTGATTTAAAAAATCTAAAAACTGCTCAGTATGATTCAAACCCTCTCGAGGATGGATCTTTGGATGGATTTAGAGTGCATCAAGTTCCGATAACATCATTAACGTCTAATGCACTTAAAGAAACTTCGTTAAGTACAAAAGAAATACAAAGATGTAAAAACTTTTTTGCGCTTGGTTTAATGTATTGGTTATATAATCGTCCGCTTGAACCTACACAAAAATGGATAGATGCTAAATTTGCAAAATCTCCTCAGTTTGTTGAAGCTAACAATATTGCATTAAAAGCCGGATATTATTTCGGTGAACAGACAGAGATTTTTACTACAAGATATACAGTTGAACCTGCAGAACTTCCTAAAGGAGTTTACAGAAATGTTTCTGGTAATGAAGCTATTGCACTTGGATTTGTTGCTGCCTCAGAATTATCCGGATTGCCGTTATTCTTAGGTTCATACCCAATTACTCCTGCTTCAGATATTCTGCATTTCTTAAGTTCATATAAAAATTTTGGAGTGAAAACTTTTCAAGCAGAGGATGAAATTGCCGGTATCGCTTCGGCAATTGGTGCAGCCTTTGGTGGATCGCTTGCAATAACAACTACTTCCGGTCCCGGTATGGCATTGAAAACTGAAGCGATGGGATTGGCAGTGATGACGGAATTACCAATCGTGATTATAAATATTCAAAGAGGTGGACCAAGTACCGGTTTACCGACGAAAACCGAACAAGCAGATTTATTCCAAGCTATTTATGGCAGAAATGGTGAAGCTCCAATCCCAGTCATCGCAGCAAAAACACCTAGTGATTGTTTTTATAAATCAATAGAAGCCGCAAAAATAGCTCTGAAATATATGACTCCGGTAATCTTGCTTAGTGACGGATATCTGGCAAATGGATCAGAACCTTGGAAAGTTCCACAAGTTTCGGAATTAGAAACTTTCAAGAAAGAATACAGAACCGATCCTGAAAACTTCCAACCATATATGAGAGATGAAAATCTTTCAAGACCTTGGGCAGTTCCGGGCACAGCCGGTTTAGAACATAGAATTGGTGGTCTTGAAAAAGCACACATCACAGGTAACGTAAGTTATGATCCTGATAATCATGATTATATGGTAAGGTTAAGGGCAGAAAAAGTAAAGAATGTTCAGAATGATCTTCCTCCTTTAGAAGTTACTGGAGATGTTGATTCTGATCTATTAGTCCTAGGTTGGGGAGGTACTTTTGGGGCAATTACCGAAGCAGTAAATCTTGCTCGCAAAGGTGGATTAAAAGTAGCTCAAGCTCATCTTGAATACATGAACCCAATGCCAAAAAATACTGAAGAAGTTTTGAGAAAGTATAAGAAAATTCTTATACCGGAATTAAACCTTGGTCAACTTGCAAAAGTAATCAGAGGAGAATTCTTAATCGAAGTAGAATCTTATACAAAAATCAAAGGGTTACCTTTCAAATCTTCTGAAGTGCAAAATAAGATAAGCGAATTACTTGGAGGCGGCAATGGCAGATAA
- a CDS encoding Arc family DNA-binding protein translates to MNSITVRNIPERVHKKLKQRSELSRRSINSEIIACLEEVLLTNKLEVEQILEKSKMIRDNLNFEINLDELEKAKDNGRI, encoded by the coding sequence ATGAATAGTATTACCGTAAGAAATATACCTGAGAGAGTTCATAAAAAACTTAAACAACGTTCCGAACTTTCCCGCAGAAGTATAAACAGTGAAATAATTGCTTGCCTTGAAGAAGTTCTGCTCACAAATAAACTTGAGGTTGAGCAGATTCTAGAAAAATCTAAAATGATTAGGGATAATCTCAATTTCGAAATCAATTTAGATGAGCTTGAGAAAGCAAAGGATAACGGTAGAATATGA
- a CDS encoding DUF5668 domain-containing protein, with amino-acid sequence MKAGQLFWGLVFVTIGVLILAAKFDWFYIDLGYLSDFWPVLLILWGGLILAKKSVVKPFIAIVLGILTGLIIYGAVTRVTNFNFWNDKWDSNVEWRNDSQNFIADYDESIENAFLELSAGAGKIVVRKTTDDLINGYTRGDFARYKFDTRISGNKALIDLRMKDSSFRVFEDRIDNRLDIRLNENPIWDMDLKLGAASSILELEEFKIHELSLKTGATDIELRLGDKLERSDVKVEMGAANLEIFVPRNSGCQIRGEMFLSGKDFEGFRKVNNVYETNNFDESSNKIYIEIHGAVSNVEVSRY; translated from the coding sequence ATGAAAGCGGGTCAATTATTTTGGGGATTAGTTTTTGTTACAATCGGTGTTTTGATCTTAGCCGCAAAGTTTGATTGGTTTTATATTGACTTAGGTTATTTATCGGATTTTTGGCCGGTTCTTCTGATACTTTGGGGCGGATTAATACTTGCTAAGAAATCTGTTGTCAAACCATTTATCGCGATTGTTCTTGGTATTTTGACCGGATTAATTATTTACGGTGCTGTAACTCGTGTAACCAATTTTAATTTTTGGAATGACAAATGGGATTCGAATGTTGAATGGAGAAATGATTCTCAGAATTTTATAGCTGATTATGATGAGTCAATCGAAAATGCTTTCTTGGAACTTTCCGCCGGTGCGGGAAAAATTGTTGTAAGAAAAACTACCGACGATTTAATTAATGGATATACGCGGGGAGATTTTGCAAGATATAAATTTGATACACGAATCTCCGGCAATAAGGCGTTGATAGATCTTAGAATGAAAGATTCATCGTTTAGAGTGTTCGAAGACAGGATTGATAATCGTTTAGATATCAGGCTAAATGAAAATCCCATTTGGGATATGGATCTTAAACTTGGCGCAGCAAGTTCAATTTTGGAATTAGAAGAATTCAAAATTCATGAACTTAGTTTAAAGACAGGTGCGACCGATATCGAATTAAGACTTGGAGACAAACTTGAAAGATCAGATGTAAAAGTTGAAATGGGTGCTGCAAATTTAGAGATTTTTGTTCCCAGAAACAGTGGATGTCAAATCCGTGGTGAAATGTTTTTATCCGGTAAAGATTTTGAAGGATTCAGAAAAGTTAACAATGTATATGAAACAAATAATTTCGATGAATCATCAAATAAGATTTATATCGAAATTCACGGTGCGGTTTCTAATGTTGAAGTGAGTAGATATTAA
- a CDS encoding bifunctional oligoribonuclease/PAP phosphatase NrnA codes for MNYELLKDIILNNQRFIISAHVNPDADAIGSELALYHVLKKLNKDVRVINHSVTPYNLLFLDKDKAIEKFDADKHDEIFKNADVLFALDLNRSNRLVSVEKSFLESKGLKICIDHHQDKGDFADHFFIDTELSATGELIYDFIHESKIVEFDYDIALQIYAAIMTDTGSFKYDRTTPKVHRIAAHLLELGVNPTYVFDQLYDQSKFGKIKLLGKALDSLTLSSSGKVGFMTITQKMLNETGAIEADVDGFVNFCLAVENVEIGLLFFELRDGIKISFRSKGNIPVNKLAEEFNGGGHTNAAGTRLFHKTIDDLLNEVLLKAENYIRGENKDVQS; via the coding sequence ATGAATTACGAATTATTGAAAGATATTATTCTTAACAACCAGAGATTTATTATATCAGCACATGTTAACCCTGATGCCGATGCAATTGGGTCTGAACTTGCGTTGTATCACGTTCTGAAAAAATTGAATAAAGATGTTAGAGTTATTAATCACAGCGTAACTCCTTACAACCTACTATTCCTTGATAAGGATAAAGCGATAGAAAAGTTTGATGCCGACAAACATGATGAGATTTTTAAAAATGCAGATGTACTTTTTGCATTGGATCTAAATCGGTCTAATAGATTAGTTAGTGTAGAAAAATCTTTTTTGGAAAGTAAAGGGTTAAAAATTTGTATAGATCATCATCAAGACAAAGGGGATTTTGCCGATCATTTTTTTATTGATACCGAATTATCGGCAACCGGTGAATTGATATATGATTTTATACATGAATCAAAAATTGTAGAATTTGATTATGATATTGCTCTTCAAATTTATGCCGCAATAATGACGGATACCGGTTCATTTAAGTACGATAGAACTACTCCAAAAGTTCACAGAATTGCTGCGCATTTGTTGGAACTTGGTGTAAACCCGACTTATGTCTTTGACCAGCTATATGATCAATCCAAATTTGGGAAAATAAAACTATTGGGGAAAGCATTAGATTCATTAACGCTTAGCTCTTCCGGCAAAGTTGGCTTTATGACAATCACTCAAAAAATGTTAAATGAAACCGGTGCAATTGAAGCAGATGTTGATGGATTTGTAAATTTTTGTTTGGCTGTTGAAAACGTTGAAATCGGATTACTCTTTTTTGAATTGAGAGATGGAATTAAAATCAGTTTCCGTTCAAAAGGGAATATTCCGGTTAATAAACTCGCAGAAGAATTCAACGGTGGCGGACACACAAATGCTGCGGGTACAAGATTATTTCATAAAACAATTGATGATCTCTTAAACGAAGTATTATTAAAGGCAGAAAATTATATTAGAGGGGAGAATAAGGATGTTCAATCTTAA
- a CDS encoding PspC domain-containing protein: MAERLYRSRSKKIIGGVAGGLADYLNLDPVLIRVLFVIITLINGLGILLYIILWIVVQEEPYKTYSYEMGSGSENAHSDNKQTAETPKQSTDRQQSTDHPNGKGRIVVGVILIALGFIFLAENWFPHFDFSDVLPLALVAGGIYLVMNSLNKKENKQ; the protein is encoded by the coding sequence ATGGCAGAAAGACTATATCGTTCCCGTTCAAAAAAAATTATTGGTGGAGTTGCCGGCGGTTTAGCCGATTATCTGAACCTCGATCCGGTTTTAATTAGAGTTCTTTTTGTAATTATTACTTTAATAAACGGACTCGGAATTTTACTCTACATAATTTTATGGATTGTCGTTCAAGAAGAACCCTACAAAACTTATTCGTACGAAATGGGTTCAGGAAGTGAAAATGCTCATTCAGATAATAAGCAAACGGCCGAGACACCAAAACAGTCGACCGATCGTCAACAATCAACCGATCATCCAAACGGAAAAGGAAGAATTGTCGTAGGCGTTATTTTAATCGCGTTGGGATTCATATTCTTAGCGGAAAATTGGTTCCCACATTTTGATTTTTCCGATGTACTTCCTCTGGCTTTAGTTGCCGGTGGTATTTATTTAGTTATGAATTCATTAAACAAAAAAGAGAATAAACAATGA